TTAGGAGCGTGCGCCCCCTCGCCCAGCGCGCCCAGCCCGTCCAGGGTCGGTATGCCCAGTGCCGATGTAAAGTTTCCGTCTGATCCGCCGCCGGTAGAAGACTCCTCCAGCTTCCATCCCATGGTTGCGGCGATCTCTTGAGCCATGCCAAAAAGCCGCCCGGTGCCTTCCGTCCGTTCCATGGGTGGGCGATTGATTCCGCCACTCAGCTCAATAGCGCAATCCGGATCGAACGGCTTGAGCGCGGCAAATTTTTTTTCCAGCTCTGCGGCGTCAGCGGCGCGGGCAATGCGCAAGTCAACCTCAGCCCAGGCTTCCGCGGCAATCACGTTGCTGCGTGTTCCCCCCTGGATCACTCCGGGGTTCACCGTGATTCCGCGCGCGAGATCGGTAAATTTCACGATCTCCAGAAGCTGGCGCGCCAACTCAACAATGGCGCTGCGGCCTTTCTCAAAATCCACGCCAGAGTGGGATGCCCGGCCGCGCACGCGGATCGTCATGTCGCCCACGCCTTTGCGTGAAGTTTTTAGATGTCCCTGCGGACCCTGTGAAGGCTCCAGCACCAGCACAGCCTCACAGCTTTTGGCTGTGGCCTCCACGATCGGGCGGCCCGTGGTGCTGCCAACTTCTTCGTCGGTATCCAGCAGGATAGTTACGGGTCGATGCGCCGCGCCGGATTCTTTGAGCGCGCGCAAGGCAAAAATCATCATGGCAATTCCGGCCTTCATGTCATACACGCCGGGACCAAAAACGCGTTCAGCTTCCATGCGGAACGGCATCTTCGCCAGAGTGCCCATCGGCCAGACGGTATCAAAGTGTCCCAGGAGAAGTACGGGCTTGCCCACGCCGCCGGCAAATTCAGCTTTCAGGTGATTGCCCGCCGCTTCCTGCGGATAGAAAGTTACCTGTCCGCCCAGGCGTTCAAACACTTCCGCCAGGAATGCGCCCATGCGGTCCACCGCGGCTTTGTCGTCGCTGGGTGATTCAATCTCCACCATCTTCCGCAGCAGTGAAAGCATTTCGCTCTCATGCTGCTGGCAGAAAGCAAGGTGGGCAAGTGCGGTTTGGCTGGCGGCTTTGGTGGTCATATCCGCATGATAAATGCTCATTGTCTTTTCCCGACGTCCGAATCCCGATGTCCTTGATGTCCCTATCTCCCTGGATGTCGCAGCATTGTGAACACAATGCGGTAAACGTCTCTCCAGGTTGCGTAAAGAGTCTCGCCGCCTATTGGACATTCCACAATCCAAGCCAATTCCATGCGCCTGAAGTCTTCCCTCGTATCTATTTCATTTTT
The Terriglobia bacterium genome window above contains:
- a CDS encoding M20 family metallopeptidase, whose protein sequence is MLSLLRKMVEIESPSDDKAAVDRMGAFLAEVFERLGGQVTFYPQEAAGNHLKAEFAGGVGKPVLLLGHFDTVWPMGTLAKMPFRMEAERVFGPGVYDMKAGIAMMIFALRALKESGAAHRPVTILLDTDEEVGSTTGRPIVEATAKSCEAVLVLEPSQGPQGHLKTSRKGVGDMTIRVRGRASHSGVDFEKGRSAIVELARQLLEIVKFTDLARGITVNPGVIQGGTRSNVIAAEAWAEVDLRIARAADAAELEKKFAALKPFDPDCAIELSGGINRPPMERTEGTGRLFGMAQEIAATMGWKLEESSTGGGSDGNFTSALGIPTLDGLGALGEGAHAPNESVVIQELPKRTALVATLVQSL